In the Theobroma cacao cultivar B97-61/B2 chromosome 1, Criollo_cocoa_genome_V2, whole genome shotgun sequence genome, one interval contains:
- the LOC18611836 gene encoding probable cysteine desulfurase — protein MELAQPMFRETPEARKLKPPNNGKTSIIRNGNSSSAYSHVPSKLCHGSESFRTLEMGVPKVDSTDKKLSWLRSQIIGGDAQFDTPFGTRKLIYADHTASGRCLHYIENFIVTNVLPFYGNTHTCDSYVGHRTTKMVHEASNYVKRCLGGGQDDAILFCGSGSTAAIKRLQEVMGIAVPSILRDRLLNCLINEKRWVVFVGPYEHHSNLLSWRQSLAEVVEIGLDENGLINIEALRRQLELYKHANRPLLGSFSACSNVTGIQSDTREIAKLVHGYGGFVCFDFAASGPYVEIDMRSGEFDGYDAIFLSPHKFLGGPGSPGILLMNKALYQLGASPPSTCGGGTVNYVNGFNEKDTLYADDVEERENAGTPQIIQIIRAALTFWVKEYIGYEVIEKQEKSYIQQALERLLPNQNIGILGNTSTETERQAILSFLVFSTTNSCPGPVNKEGNHVDELDGRMKRGLFMWGETGNRRDKPLHGPFVVTLLNDLFGIQARGGCACAGPYGHSLLHIDEPRSLAFREAIEKGYAGAKPGWARVSFPYYMSNEEFEFILAAIEFIAIYGQRFLSLYHFNLRTGSWTFKKKALKDLVGKEMSQGSHVLPLASAFPVTSVDRDQPSQYDDADVSVIRTYASHLKSAKRIAALLPKFPSQRRLHEDIDLDLLPYRL, from the exons ATGGAGCTAGCGCAACCCATGTTCAGAGAAACACCTGAAGCCCGGAAATTGAAGCCACCAAATAATGGTAAAACTTCAATAATCAGGAACGGGAATTCATCATCAGCATATTCCCACGTTCCTAGCAAACTTTGCCACGGTTCCGAATCTTTCAGGACTCTGGAGATGGGTGTGCCAAAGGTTGACTCAACTGACAAAAAGCTGTCTTGGCTACGATCTCAAATCATTGGCGGTGATGCACAGTTTGACACTCCTTTTGGAACCAGAAAACTTATATATGCTGATCATACAGCATCAGGCCGCTGTCTTCACTACATCGAAAACTTCATTGTCACCAATGTTCTGCCCTTTTATG GGAACACTCACACATGTGACAGTTATGTGGGCCACAGGACGACAAAAATGGTGCATGAAGCATCTAATTACGTTAAAAGATGCCTAGGTGGTGGGCAAGATGATGCAATTCTGTTTTGTGGCTCAGGCAGCACGGCAGCTATTAAAAGGTTACAAGAAGTTATGGGGATTGCGGTCCCATCAATTCTGAGAGACAGGTTATTAAATTGCTTAATCAATGAGAAGAGATGGGTGGTTTTCGTTGGCCCCTACGAGCACCACTCCAACCTGCTTTCATGGCGTCAAAGCCTGGCTGAAGTGGTGGAGATTGGTTTAGATGAGAATGGTTTGATCAACATCGAAGCTCTAAGACGACAGCTTGAGTTATATAAACACGCCAATAGACCTTTGCTTGGTTCATTTTCGGCTTGTAGTAATGTGACTGGGATTCAATCAGATACTCGAGAGATTGCTAAACTTGTTCATGGGTACGGAGGTTTTGTTTGCTTTGACTTCGCAGCAAG CGGTCCTTATGTGGAGATTGACATGAGATCAGGGGAGTTTGATGGATATGATGCAATTTTCCTTAGCCCACATAAGTTTCTTGGTGGTCCTGGATCGCCCGGTATCCTTCTAATGAACAAGGCTCTGTATCAGCTAGGAGCTTCTCCTCCATCAACTTGTGGAGGTGGCACTGTTAATTATGTCAATGGTTTCAATGAAAAG GACACATTATATGCAGATGACgtagaagaaagagaaaatgcaGGGACCCCTCAAATAATTCAGATTATTAGGGCAGCGTTGACCTTCTGGGTGAAGGAATACATTGGTTATGAAGTGATTGAAAAGCAGGAGAAGTCATACATACAGCAAGCATTAGAGAGGCTTCtcccaaatcaaaacataggGATTTTAGGAAATACAAGCACCGAGACAGAGAGACAAGCCATTCTGTCTTTCCTCGTCTTCTCCACCACCAACTCATGCCCTGGTCCCGTCAACAAAGAAGGTAACCATGTTGATGAGCTAGATGGACGTATGAAAAGGGGACTTTTCATGTGGGGTGAGACCGGGAACAGGAGGGATAAGCCTCTCCATGGCCCTTTCGTTGTAACTCTCCTAAATGACCTGTTTGGAATCCAAGCTCGAGGTGGCTGTGCTTGTGCTGGACCTTATGGCCACAGTTTGCTTCATATTGATGAGCCTCGCTCCCTTGCGTTTAGAGAAGCTATTGAAAAG GGCTATGCTGGAGCAAAACCTGGATGGGCAAGAGTTAGCTTTCCTTACTACATGTCTAATGAGGAGTTTGaattcattcttgctgcaatAGAGTTTATAGCCATATATGGCCAACGGTTTCTTTCCCTATACCATTTCAACTTGAGAACTGGCAGCTGGACTTTCAAGAAGAAGGCACTTAAAGACTTGGTCGGAAAGGAGATGAGTCAGGGCAGTCATGTGTTGCCTTTGGCTAGTGCTTTCCCGGTAACAAGCGTGGACCGTGACCAACCCTCTCAATACGATGATGCAGATGTTTCTGTCATCCGTACGTATGCATCGCATTTGAAAAGTGCCAAACGAATCGCTGCTCTCCTCCCCAAGTTTCCATCTCAACGCCGGCTTCACGAGGATATAGACCTTGACCTCCTCCCTTACAGGCTTTAA